The nucleotide window AATTTATGTAAACTTCACAAAATAAGCCAACTTATTGCTTAAAATTCTTGTATTAAAATCACATTTCCTTTACATCGTTTactgtttatatttacatttatattttcatatttttttaaaggaatcttGATTAATTTTCCTGAATTCTAATTTATCTTTGAAGAATTTCGTTAGATTATGAACCCAAACTTTTTTAGCTGATTACCTTTAATGCCCCCTGtgaccgcgggggcataaaaacagtTAGAATACCTCCAACGTATCCCTGGTGTTGTAAGAGGAGACTAaaggggacgggacgagggggctgggaaccccctctcctgtaatataatcctgtgagacatcaaaggggtggagctggggggagagtgactgcttcctgcactctagtttttgggtgtttgaatatgcgtggatgtagtacggtagagagtaaaagatgtgagaattggaagtatgttttggaatagaaggatggacatattggctttgtgtgagacaaagataaaagggaaaggtgaagtgatgtttggtgaaatgtctggtagagtatctgggattgaaaggggaagagcatgaGAAGGtgtagctttattgctgagtgaatggatgacagataaagacgtggaatggaaggagatatcatctaggttaatgtgggtaagggttaggtttggtagggaatgttgagcttttgtcagtgcgtatgggctaggttatgagaaaagtgaagaagagcggaatgagttctagaatgaattaactaggtgtgtagaaggactacgtagaatgaattatgtagttgtcatgggtgacttaaatgctagagtgggcgctgaagaggtagaaggtgtcatcgggaagtatggcgtaccaggtgaaaatgagagtggtgagagactggtagatatgtgtgttgagcaagagatggtaataagttctagctttttcaaaaagagagataaaaacaattatacatgggtaagaaGGGCAAATGGacgagtggtagaaagggcgttaatgaattatgtgttgataactaaaagaatgttaggaagaatgaaagacgtgcacgtgtttaggggtatggctaacggtatgtctgatcattttttggtggaaggaaaattaattgtagcaaaagagtgggggaatagagtaggtggatgtgaaagggagctagtgaggctCGGAGAGCTAAtgaaaccaggggtaaaaagtaaatatcaagaaaggttgaaaatggcatttgACGAAGtgtaagtaagagaaactggtaatttaggggAGAAGtggaatttagtaaaagaaaattttgttgggattgcaagtgatgtgtgtagcaagaagtttgttAGAGGCAGGATGAGcaaggacagtgaatggtggaatgaaggaatgaaggtaaaagtggaaaagaaaaagagggcttttgaagaatggctgcagagtaatagtgtagagaaatatgaaagatatagagagaaaaatgtggaagtaaagcgcaaggtaagtgaggcaaagagggcagcttacCTGAGGTgggttagggattgggtcattcatatgaagagaataagaagaagttttgaaaagaaatgATGAGAGTAAGGCacgctggttcaagaattgaagagacagcgaaagatggaaatggatggttgttgaaaggagaggaggcaaggaaaaggtgggtggaatattttgaaagtttactgaatgttgaggataattggGGGCAGATAaaactgctgttgcaggtgttgaggtgacattgatgggagatgagaatgagagagagattacaagagaggaagagaggagagcactagatgaaacgagagtaggaaaagcatctgtcatggatagtgtgagagctgagatgttgaaggaagggggtgtgactgtacttgaatgtttggtgagattgtttaatttgtgttttgtgttgtcaatggtactaatagattgggtttttgcgtgtattgtaccactatataagggtaacggagatgtgcatgagtgttgtaattcaagggatattagtttgttgagtgtggtgggaaaagcgtatggtagagtattgattaataggattagggataaaaccgagaatgcaatcttagaagtacagggtggttttagaggaggtaggggttgtttgaatcagattttaacagttaagcagatatgtgagaaatatttagcaaaaggtaaggaggtgtgtgttgcgtttatggatctggagaaagcgtatgatagagttgatagggaagcaatgtgaaatgtgatgaggttatatggagttagtggaaggttgctgcaagcagtgaaaagtttctacaagggtagtaaagcgtgtgttaggataggaaatgaagtgagcgattggtttccggtgagagtggggctgagacagggatgtgttatgtcgccgtggttgtttaatttgtatgttgatggagtggtgagagaggtgaatgctcgagtgcttggacaaggattgagacTGGTAGACGAgtatgaccataaatgggaggtaaatcagttgttgtttttggatgatactttactggttgcagacgcggaagagaagcttggacgattagtgacaaaatttggaagggtatgtgagagaaagacggtgagagttaatgtgagtaagaatatgagatatacgagaagagaaggaggtgcgaggttgaatgtcatgttgaatggagagttacttgaggaggtggatcagtttaaatacttggggtctgatgttgtagcaaatagtggagtggaagcagatgtacgtcagagagtgaatgaaggatgcaaagtgtagggggcagttaagggagtagtaaaaaaatagacgGTTGGGTATAAatgtcaagagagttctatatgagaaagtgattgtgctaactatgatgtatggatcgtagttgtggggaatgaaagtgacggagagacagaaattgaatgtgtttgatgtgaaatgtctaaggagtatggctggtgtatctcgagtaggtaaggtcaggaacgaagtagtgagtgtgagaacgggtgtaagaaatgagttagcagctacagtggatatgaatgtgttgaagtggtttggccatgttgagagaatggaaaatagctgtctgctaaagaagttgatgaatgcaagagttgatgggagaagtacaagaggaaggccaaggtttgggtggatggatggagtgaaggaagctctgggtgatagcaagatggatgtgagagaggcacgggatcgtgctagaaatagaaatgaatagcgagtgattgtgacgcagttccggtaggccctgctgcttgctccggtgccttggatgaccgcggaggtagcagcagtaggggattcagtgttatgaagcttcatctgtggttgataacgggggaaggtggcacccctagcagtaccagccgaactcagttgagtcccttgtcaggctgggaagaacgtagagaggagaggtccccttttttgtttcatttgtttgatgtcagcttcaccccagaattgggggaagtgccttggtgtatgtatgaatgtacctTTAATAATTGATCTTTGGCTGATCAGTGTAATACTCGGGGTAATTGAAGGTCTCCAGCCAGAATACCATTATATCTGTTAATTCTGCTTCAAAATGGATAGAAAAAAATTTTCTTACAATTAAagtgtctaatctctctctctctctctctctctctctctctctctctctctctctctctctctctctctatcaaactaCCCATAGATAGCGATGAAGAACACCAATTGCTTATCCGAATCTGCATCTTTCAAACAAGTCTCAAATATGACGGAATACCAATTTATGCTGACCTACTTCCTAtccataatattttcatatattcttctTTTTACGAAACTAATTTTTTCCTCTAAGCTCTAACGGGAATAATTTGAGTGAATACGCATGTGTGTATGAAAAGGTACAATTATGGATCGCGAGGTCCAAATGTATTTGAGGCGTGAGTAACATCTTTTATGCTATACACATGATAAAgaacgtgtattattattattattattattattattattattattatcatcatcgtcatctttatTTTTAGTCCTTTTTATAATTAACATCATTCGGGTGTCTTAAGTTTTTTACTCATAAATTTacccgtaataaaaaaaaaattgttgcatcataaaaataaaaaaaagtcgtaAAATGAAACTTCCTAAGTTATCATATATGTACACAACAAagataatttgataaaataaaacaaaactgacTAGTCTCAAAACATCTATTTTATTACCTGCCACTTTAATAACGGATTCTCCATTTTTTCCTTATCTATTTCTTTGGACTCCTGAACAGCGGAGTCATCTGGCGAAAGAATTGACTGAAGCTTAATGACACAACTGGATCCAAGTACCAAGGAAATAAATGTTTTGGGGATCGGTAACCTATGACAACTGACCTGACGAGTTTGTCAAAGGTCCTCTTTCTTGCTGTTTTAAGAGAGACATATACATCATGAAGCAACatagaaaactatatttctttgTTCTTTCAGGTAGAAACAATACTTTATACAAACAAGGAGGACTGTAATCCTTTGGTACTTAGATGAGAACATATAATTCATAGAACCAGTGAAAAACTGTAATATTTAGTTGttcataaaagaaatgaaaaatcatGAAACCAAGAAAAggatttgtttgttgttgtttagaaAGCAACAGGCCAAACAAGGCActgtaaaattattatcatttgttgTTTCATTATGATTATATGGATTATTTAGAGACAAATATCTAAAATAGTTTGTTGTTACAACAGGAACTCACTAGTAATGCAATCACTTTATAAGTATGAGTAATTGTTATTTTAGTGGAATTATATAGAATTAAGAAAAAGCTTAAAACTATAATCTTTTTTCGTTCCAACAAGAACCGATAAATTATAGAACCATTCTGTTAACTATTGGTTCAAATATAACAGGTAGATtatagaagtaatgaaaactatattttttgttgctttgaaaggaaaatatgaatgCTAAAATTGAGGAATTATTCAATTACTTGATGTTTAAGCCGAAAAAAAGACGAAAACTGAATTTATTGATGTTTCCAAAAGAACGGGTTAGTGACCAATCCACTGAAAAACCAAAATCAGATAAAGTCTCGACGGGAACCGATGAATCATAGAATCACtcatagaaatatactgttcaGAACCAATCTCATATTAATGATTAAAAAACTTCCTAACTTTATATTTCCTATGTATGCAAATATTTTTCCCACTAGCTTTAATGAGATtttaatatccataataataatattatttaaggAATTATTATCACATTTTACACAACActgaattttgtatatataaatccatttttttttctttcatatcgaagtatttttttccatttgattgAATAATTAATTACTTGGCAAGGTAGTTCATCCTTTGTTTTTCAGATAAACAATGCCGTTTTACGCAAAAGCTTTTGAATTTGGATAAATTAAATGATTTATTCCCAGTAGTCCATATCATTCATCACTTCAACAAATAACATTCACTGTCATCATTGACAACAGATTCAATGAATTACAAAATAAAATGCATGCTATTATTAGTTGTAAATAATTCAATTCAAAAAGTTACTGGGTGACCTGTTTTTCATTCCAGTtacctgggaatatatatatatatatatatatatatatatatttatatatatatatatatatatatatatatatatatatatatatatatatatatatatatatatatctgtgcgtgcatatatatataaatatatatatatatatatatatatatatatatatatatatatatatatatatatatatatatatatatatatatatatatatatgtgtgtgtttatgcatatatatatatatatatatatatatgtgtgtgtgtgtgtgtgtgtgtgagtgttttagtgtatttgtatgtgtgtgtgtgtgtgtttgtgtatctatgcatctatattcatatgtatgttatacatgtatatgtatgttacaTTTAAATCTATAGGTATAGATAATTTGTGTGTAtcagtatgtatttatattgaaATGTCTAGATAAACAGATAATTAcacaaatagaatttttttttttttgtaacactcACTAATTAGGCAATATTTGCATCTTATATAATATTATTTCACTGTCGCCATAGATGGTGGAAattcagatatatatttatttctaatagattTTCTCTTAACCAATTTAGGACCAAAATGACTTCCCCTtagaggaagaaacatcaaatttaaatatataatgatTTAATAAAATCTAAATCAAAGACTAGTTTCTAATTGGCTTACCTTAATGGACTTtatgattaactctctctctctctctctctctctctctctctctctctctctctctctctctctctctctctctctctctctctctctctagaaacatcTGGCATTagtatatttttatccattttattctCAATTCAACATCTGAATTACCGTCTTACGAGGTTCCGAGTTATCTCGAGGCCCAATTATGGTCTGAATTTGATAACCCCAAAGGATGCAATGGCCAATAATATAAACTCAATTGGCCGGCATAATTGATGCCTCGTGAATATGACACAGTGGAAGGGCCACTCTATCGGTTACACTTCAGATGATGTTGTTTTACAGTTATTTTTCTGATCTATTTTTATTGACTTCTGCTTTAATTCTAATTATCATGATACGTTGCAGATAGCGACCAGTTGGTGATTCCCATTGCCAGAAATTGGTTATTGAAATTCGACTCTTTCATAAGATGATAGTTTATTGtggtattattattcttcttcctgttttaatttttttttatttacatgaaacTCATGTAAATAAATTAAAAGGTGAATTCTCTTTGTCACTAAATTTGGTGAACCTTAAAAATTGTTTATATTGGagaacattttaaataattattttgacgaTGACTTTTTCATAGTTACATATgaatagaaaaaacaaaatatttcaaattctatACAAAAGGACGTAAGTCATTTGCAGGAATACTGAATTGAATAAAATCATATCAAGTGGTTTTAAATCTAGCAGCAATCGGAAAAATGCTCTTTTTGTGCCTGTGCATGATAGAAATAGTGAGAAACATAGAATGATAGAatgccttaagagagagagagagagagagagagagagagagagagagagagagagagagagagagagagagagagagagagagagagagagctttccttgACACAGCTgaggatcaagagagagagagaagttaattaTCCTCTTCGGTAAACAGCAAATCGTAAATGTAGGGTACAGAAAAGGCttttaaaattacactcatttcccAGGGTTGGGGAGGGTGAGAGTGAGGGAGGGATGAAGGTCAGAAGGAGGAAGGGATCCAGGTGAAGGGAGGGTGGGAGTGAGGGAGGGATGAAGGTAGAGAGAGGGCAGGAGGAGGAAGGGATCCAGGTGAAGGGAGGGTGGGAGTAAGGGAGGGATGAAGGTAGAGAGAGGGCAGGAGGAGGAAGGGATCCAGGTGAAGGGAGGGTGGGAGTGAGGGAGGGATGAAGGTAGAGAGAGGGCATAAGGAGGAAGGGATCCAGGTGAAGGGAGGGTGGGAGTGAGGGAGGGATGAAGGTAGAGAGAGGGCATAAGGAGGAAGGGATCCAGGTGAAGGGAGGGTGGGAGTGAGGGAGGGATGAAGGTAGAGAGAGGGCATAAGGAGGAAGGGATCCAGGTGAAGGGAGGGTGGGAGTGAGGGAGGGATGAAGGTAGAGAGAGGGCATAAGGAGGAAGGGATCCAGGTGAAGGGAGGGTGGGAGTAAGGGAGGGATGAAGGTAGAGAGAGGGCATAAGGAGGAAGGGATCCAGGTGAAGGGAGGGTGGGAGTGAGGGAGGGATGAAGGTAGAGAgagggcagaggaggaagggatcCAGGTGAAGGGAGGGTGAGAGTGAGGGAGGGATGAAGGTAGAGAgagggcagaggaggaagggatcCAGGTGAAGGGAGGGTGAGAGTGAGGGAGGGATGAAGGTAGAGAgagggcagaggaggaagggatcCAGGTGAAGGGAGGGTGAGAGTGAGGGAGGGATGAAGGTAGAGAGAGGGCAGAAGGAGGAAGGGATCCAGGTGAAGGGAGGGTGAGAGTGAGGGAGGGATGAAGGTAGAGAGAGGGCAGAAGGAGGAAGGGATCCAGGTGAAGGGAGGGTGGGAGTGAGGGAGGGATGAAGGTAGAGAGAGGGCAGAAGGAGGAAGGGATCCAGGTGAAGGGAGGGTGGGAGTGAGGGAGGGATGAAGGTAGAGAGAGGGCAGAAGGAGGAAGGGATCCAGGTGAAGGGAGGGTGGGAGTGAGGGAGGGATGAAGGTAGAGAGAGGGCAGGAGGGAGGAAGGGATCCAGGTGAAGGGAGGGTGGGAGTGAGGGAGGGATGAAGGTAGAGAGAGGGCAGGAGGGAGGAAGGGATCCAGGTGAAGGGAGGGTGGGAGTGAGGGAAGGATGAAGGTAGAGAGAGGGCAGGAGGGAGGAAGGGATCCAGGTGAACGGAGGGTGGGAGTGAGGGAGGGATGAAGGTAGAGAGAGGGCAGGAGGGAGGTAGGGATCCAGGTGAAGGGAGGGTGAGAGTGATGGAGGGATGAAGGTAGAGAGAGGGCAGAAGGAGGAAGGGATCCAGGTGAAGGGAGGGTGAGAGTGAGGGAGGGATGAAGGTAGAGAGAGGGCAGAAGGAGGAAGGGATCCAGGTGAAGGGAGGGTGAGAGTGAAGGAGGGATGAAGGTAGAGAGAGGGCAGAAGGAGGAAGGGATCCAGGTGAAGGAGGGTGAGAGTGAGGGAGGGATGAAGGTAGAGAGAGGGCAGAGGAGGATGGGATCCAGGTGAAGGGAGGGTGGAGTGAGGGAGGGATGAAGGTAGAGAGAGGGCAGAAGGGAGGAAGGGATCCAGGTGAAGGGAGGGTGGGAGTGAGGGAGGGATGAAGGTAGAGAGAGGGCAGAAGGGAGGAAGGGATCCAGGTGAAGGGAGGGTGGGAGTGAGGGAGGGATGAAGGTAGAGAGAGGGCAGGAGGGAGGAAGGGATCCAGGTGAAGGGAGGGTGGGAGTGAGGGAGGGATGAAGGTAGAGAGAGGGCAGAAGGGAGGAAGGGATCCAGGTGAAGGGAGGGTGGGAGTGAGGGAGGGATGAAGGTAGAGAGAGGGCAGGAGGGAGGAAGGGATCCAGGTGAAGGGAGGGTGGGAGTGAGGGAGGGATGAAGGTAGAGAGAGGGCAGAAGGAGGAAGGGATCCAGGTGAAGGGAGGGTGAGAGTGAGGGAGGGATGAAGGTAGAGAGAGGGCAGAAGGGAGGAAGGGATCCAGGTGAAGGGAGGATGGGAGGGAAAGAGGGATGAAGGtgaagagagggggagagggagagaaggaggGAGGTAGCGGTAGTTTggaagggagggaggaggagggagggtgGGAGGAGGGAGGGATGGTggtggagagagggagggagggaggaacggATTCAGGTGAAGGTAGGGTAGGAGGGAGGGAGGAATCAAAGGGGGGAGGGCTGGAGGGAAGTAGGGATTGAGGTGGAGGGAGGGTAGGAGTAAGGAAGGGATCGAGTGGGAGAGAGGGCGGGAGGGATCGAggtagagggagggagggagggattgaggtggagggagggagggagggattgaGGGAGAGGGAGGGCAGGGGGAATCAaggtggagggagggagggattgaGGTGGAGGGAGGGCGGGAGGTAGGTAGGGAGGGATAGAGGTGGAGGGAGGGATTGTGGTTGAGGGAAGGAGGGATTGTGGTTGAGGGAGGGCGGGAAAGAGGTGGGGGGGAATAGAGGTGGAGGGAGGGCGGGAGGGTTTGAggtggagggaaggagggagggattGAGGTGGAGGGAGGGCTGGAGGGATTgaggtggagggagggagggagagagaacggGAGGGAGGTAGGGAGGGATAGAGGTGGAGGTAGGGTGGGAGGGAGAATAGATGGATGGTATCAGTCACTGAGATAATAAGATTTGTTTGCGCCAAATGACTTATTCTAAATACCAATAACAATTAGATATTTATTCAGGTTAGTCATCATCgtcatgttcatcatcatcatcatctcctcatacgcctattgacgcaaagggcctcggttagattttgccagtcgtctctttcttgacttttaaatctatacttctccactcaccatctatttcatgcttcatcaaAAATCTACTTTGAAgcattactagtgatatgtttatcAGGCGTTATAGCCGAGAATAGCGGGTTTAACCTGTGCTAATTGTTTTATGGTTAATAGCTGGATGGAACAGATcttataattactttttttgtagATTAGGGATTTTATTGGATGTGATTTGACAACCGATAGCTTGAAGGAATAGTTGTTACATATGGTTATacgaagaatgatatatatatatatatatatatatatatatatatatatatatatatatatatatatatttatatatatatatatatacatatatatatatatatatatatatatatatatatatatatatatattatatatatatatacatatatatatatatatatatatatatatatatatatatatatatatatatatatatatatatacatatatatatatatatatatatatatatatatatatatatatatatgtatatatatatatatatatatatatatatatatatatatatatatatctctctctctctctctctatatatatatatatatatatatatatatatatatatatatatatatatatttatatatatatatatatatatatatatgtatatatatatatatatatatatatatatatatatatatatatatatatatatatgtgtgtgtgtatatgtatgtatttagaaccaactgcacatatatatatatatatatatatatatatatatatatatatatatatatatatatgtgtgtat belongs to Palaemon carinicauda isolate YSFRI2023 chromosome 17, ASM3689809v2, whole genome shotgun sequence and includes:
- the LOC137656518 gene encoding uncharacterized protein, whose product is MEKAESEEQEQEECEDVKERKSEKNWGPQPISKGQKVSSLDAGSRLIPPSTSIPPSFPPPQTLPPSLHLYSPPPLSRPPSTTIPPSLNHNPSLHLYPSLPTSRPPSTSIPPSLHLDSPCPPSPSIPPSLPPPQSLPPSLYLDPSRPLSHSIPSLLLPSLHLNPYFPPALPPLIPPSLLPYLHLNPFLPPSLSPPPSLPPPTLPPPPSLPNYRYLPPSLPLPLSSPSSLFPSHPPFTWIPSSLLPSLYLHPSLTLTLPSPGSLPPSALSLPSSLPHSHPPFTWIPSSLLPSLYLHPSLTPTLPSPGSLPPFCPLSTFIPPSLPPSLHLDPFLPPALSLPSSLPHSHPPFTWIPSSLLPSLYLHPSLTPTLPSPGSLPPFCPLSTFIPPSLHPPFTWIPSSSALSLPSSLPHSHPPSPGSLPPSALSLPSSLLHSHPPFTWIPSSFCPLSTFIPPSLSPSLHLDPFLLLPSLYLHPSITLTLPSPGSLPPSCPLSTFIPPSLPPSVHLDPFLPPALSLPSSFPHSHPPFTWIPSSLLPSLYLHPSLTPTLPSPGSLPPSCPLSTFIPPSLPPSLHLDPFLLLPSLYLHPSLTPTLPSPGSLPPSALSLPSSLPHSHPPFTWIPSSFCPLSTFIPPSLSPSLHLDPFLLLPSLYLHPSLTLTLPSPGSLPPLPSLYLHPSLTLTLPSPGSLPPLPSLYLHPSLTLTLPSPGSLPPLPSLYLHPSLTPTLPSPGSLPPYALSLPSSLPYSHPPFTWIPSSLCPLSTFIPPSLPPSLHLDPFLLMPSLYLHPSLTPTLPSPGSLPPYALSLPSSLPHSHPPFTWIPSSLCPLSTFIPPSLPPSLHLDPFLLLPSLYLHPSLTPTLPSPGSLPPPALSLPSSLPHSHPPFTWIPSSF